In Candidatus Nanosynbacter lyticus, one genomic interval encodes:
- a CDS encoding TylF/MycF/NovP-related O-methyltransferase: protein MNITNYLLAKYPIISDQVDAKELGTLLRELEKLLQSGVTGNIVEFGCYVGTTSLFMRRLLDAYDFKGEFHVYDSFMGLPEKTQADASAAGEQFKAGELLAPRKTFIQNFKKAGLKLPIIHKGWFADFSPNDVPEDIIFAFFDGDFYESIADSFRMCDGKFHKKATIVVDDYANEALPGAARAVDEWLKNNQQFTIRIEASLAIIYSCPKT, encoded by the coding sequence ATGAATATCACCAACTATCTCCTCGCCAAATACCCCATTATCTCCGACCAAGTTGACGCCAAAGAGCTTGGCACCTTGCTGCGAGAACTGGAAAAGTTGTTGCAAAGCGGTGTGACTGGTAACATCGTCGAGTTTGGCTGTTATGTCGGCACGACGAGTTTGTTCATGCGGCGGCTGCTGGACGCTTATGATTTTAAGGGTGAGTTTCATGTTTACGATTCGTTTATGGGCTTGCCAGAAAAAACCCAAGCCGACGCCAGCGCTGCGGGTGAGCAGTTCAAAGCCGGCGAGCTGCTCGCGCCACGCAAAACCTTCATTCAGAATTTCAAAAAGGCTGGCTTGAAACTGCCAATCATTCACAAAGGTTGGTTTGCTGATTTTTCTCCTAATGACGTGCCGGAAGATATTATTTTTGCATTTTTTGACGGTGATTTTTATGAGTCAATTGCCGATTCATTCCGCATGTGCGACGGTAAGTTTCATAAAAAAGCAACGATTGTGGTTGACGACTATGCCAATGAAGCGTTGCCGGGCGCCGCACGAGCGGTTGATGAGTGGCTAAAAAATAACCAACAATTTACGATAAGAATTGAAGCCAGTCTGGCAATTATCTACTCTTGCCCAAAAACATAA
- a CDS encoding ABC transporter ATP-binding protein, with protein MAQQSMKKRQPVKMGGPMGGGMGAGEKAKDFKGTVKKLAKYLAEFRWQMLMVAIFAVGSTAFAIVSPKILGGATNQIVEDYVSIKAYETITSKLPNGASLPAGTTGADVLKRLPNKSEIESQIPSNQLDTIKKLDLSQRPEFHFEAIWRVVSLLIGLYVLSAIFRYIQTWLMTQVTQTVTFRMRRQLSEKINRLPLSYFDKQTYGEVLSRVTNDVDTISQTLNQSLSQIVSSTVMVLGILVMMFSISWQMSLVALLVLPLAGGVITLIAKSSQKQFLRQQTQLGELNGHIEEMYGGHQVMRVFNGQKKSLAKFSRINDQLQESAWKAQFLSGLIYPIMNFIGNIGYVVMAILGGWLAINGRLKIGDIQAFIQYIDQFNQPLVQVANIANVLQSTAAAAERVFEFLDEPEEKAEGKDLVKLAHVKGEVEFDNVVFGYKPDQTIIKGLSAHIKPGQRVAIVGPTGAGKTTLVNLLMRFYEINSGAIKIDGVNIADMKRSDVRQLFGMVLQDTWLFNGTIRQNLLYGNPTASEEEMVATAKEAHVDHFVRSLPGGYDMVLGEEATNISQGEKQLLTIARAMLARTPMLILDEATSSVDTRTEVLIQKAMDKLMQGKTSFVIAHRLSTIRDADLILVVRDGNIIEQGKHDELLQQNGFYAELYNSQFAE; from the coding sequence ATGGCTCAGCAAAGCATGAAAAAACGCCAGCCAGTGAAGATGGGCGGTCCAATGGGCGGCGGTATGGGCGCGGGCGAAAAAGCCAAAGATTTCAAAGGCACGGTCAAGAAGTTAGCTAAATATTTGGCAGAATTCCGCTGGCAAATGCTAATGGTGGCGATTTTTGCAGTCGGCAGCACCGCGTTTGCGATTGTCAGCCCGAAGATTTTGGGCGGCGCCACCAACCAAATCGTCGAAGATTATGTCAGCATTAAGGCGTATGAAACCATCACTAGCAAGCTGCCGAATGGTGCTTCGTTGCCAGCTGGCACGACCGGTGCTGATGTTCTGAAGCGGCTACCGAACAAGTCGGAAATTGAAAGCCAAATTCCATCCAACCAGCTTGATACCATCAAAAAACTGGATCTCAGCCAGCGCCCAGAATTTCACTTTGAGGCAATTTGGCGGGTCGTTAGTTTGCTAATTGGTTTGTATGTGCTCAGCGCCATTTTCCGCTACATCCAAACCTGGCTGATGACCCAAGTGACGCAAACGGTTACCTTCAGAATGCGCCGGCAATTGTCCGAGAAAATCAATCGCCTGCCGCTGAGTTATTTTGACAAGCAAACCTACGGCGAAGTCCTCAGCCGCGTCACCAACGATGTCGATACCATCAGCCAGACGCTCAACCAAAGCCTGTCGCAAATCGTCTCCTCGACGGTGATGGTGCTGGGGATTTTGGTGATGATGTTTTCCATCAGCTGGCAGATGTCGCTGGTGGCGCTGCTGGTGCTGCCGTTGGCTGGCGGCGTAATCACGCTGATCGCCAAAAGCTCGCAAAAGCAGTTCCTCCGCCAACAGACGCAGCTGGGTGAACTAAACGGCCACATCGAAGAAATGTACGGCGGCCATCAGGTGATGCGCGTGTTCAACGGCCAGAAAAAGTCGCTGGCTAAGTTTTCGCGGATTAACGATCAGCTGCAGGAAAGCGCCTGGAAAGCTCAATTTTTGTCGGGTTTAATTTATCCGATCATGAATTTCATCGGCAATATCGGTTACGTCGTCATGGCGATTTTGGGCGGTTGGCTGGCGATTAACGGCCGGCTGAAAATTGGTGACATTCAGGCGTTCATCCAGTATATCGACCAATTCAATCAGCCGCTGGTGCAAGTTGCTAACATTGCCAATGTGCTGCAATCGACCGCCGCTGCCGCCGAGCGCGTGTTTGAATTTTTGGACGAGCCAGAAGAAAAGGCGGAAGGTAAGGATTTGGTGAAATTGGCGCACGTCAAGGGCGAAGTCGAATTCGACAACGTGGTCTTTGGCTACAAGCCTGACCAGACTATCATCAAAGGATTATCAGCGCACATCAAGCCAGGCCAGCGTGTGGCGATCGTCGGCCCGACGGGCGCGGGCAAAACTACCTTGGTCAATTTACTGATGCGATTTTATGAAATTAACAGCGGTGCTATCAAAATTGACGGTGTTAATATCGCGGACATGAAGCGCAGCGACGTGCGGCAACTGTTTGGCATGGTGTTGCAGGACACCTGGTTGTTTAACGGCACGATTCGCCAAAATTTGCTCTACGGCAACCCAACAGCCAGCGAAGAAGAGATGGTCGCCACCGCCAAGGAAGCGCACGTTGACCATTTCGTGCGGTCGCTGCCGGGCGGCTACGATATGGTGCTGGGCGAGGAAGCCACGAACATCTCGCAGGGCGAAAAGCAGCTGCTGACGATCGCTCGGGCGATGTTGGCGCGCACGCCGATGCTGATTTTGGACGAAGCCACTAGTTCGGTCGACACCCGCACTGAAGTACTCATCCAAAAAGCCATGGACAAGTTGATGCAGGGCAAAACCAGCTTCGTCATCGCCCACCGCCTGAGCACTATCCGCGACGCTGATCTAATCTTGGTCGTCCGCGACGGCAACATCATCGAGCAAGGCAAGCACGACGAACTGCTACAGCAAAACGGCTTTTATGCTGAGCTGTATAATAGCCAGTTTGCTGAGTAG
- a CDS encoding ABC transporter ATP-binding protein — protein sequence MKHILRIFSGYWLMFIILVCFTYAMVMANLWLPDKMSEIVNNGIIKQDMPAIWHNGLVMILVTAAGGLCSIVIGFLASRIATGMAQKLRTELFERVESFALADFNKFSTASLITRSTNDIQQIQMTSILLLRLALMAPIMAIGGLQKAVHNAPDLSWIIALAVSVLLVVIAVLFVIAVPRFKKLQTLVDKLNLVTRENLVGLKVIRAFHNEKIEQKKFQQANTELNKMNLFVNRLMMLLDPIMTLVMNFSSVAIVWFGAHLISSGNLQIGNMMAFLEYAMQVIISFLLLSMVFIMVPRAAVSVKRVGEVLDTLPSIVDPPSPQQLPHDATGKIEFKDVTFTYPDADLPVLSSINFTAEPGQTTAFIGSTGSGKSTLINLIPRFYDVSAGQILLDGVDIRQLKLEDLYDQIGYVPQKGVLFSGTIASNIKYGNAKASKKLVEKSAKIAQATEFIGELKNGYKNDIAQGGSNVSGGQRQRLSIARAIAVEPNVYIFDDSFSALDFKTDATLRSALAKETKHKTVLIVGQRINTITNADKIIVLDEGKIVGQGTHQELMKNCQVYQEIAASQLSEDDLQKMSATTAKGAA from the coding sequence ATGAAACATATTTTACGAATTTTTAGCGGCTATTGGCTGATGTTTATCATCTTGGTCTGTTTTACCTACGCCATGGTGATGGCAAATTTGTGGCTGCCTGACAAGATGTCGGAAATCGTTAATAACGGCATCATCAAACAAGACATGCCAGCGATTTGGCATAACGGACTAGTGATGATTTTGGTGACGGCGGCGGGCGGACTGTGCTCAATTGTCATTGGATTTTTGGCGTCTCGGATTGCCACTGGTATGGCGCAAAAATTACGAACAGAATTGTTTGAGCGAGTCGAGAGTTTCGCGCTGGCGGATTTCAATAAATTTTCCACCGCCTCGCTGATCACTCGCTCGACCAACGATATTCAGCAAATTCAGATGACGTCAATCTTGCTACTGCGCCTGGCCTTGATGGCGCCAATCATGGCAATTGGCGGTCTGCAAAAAGCCGTTCACAACGCGCCAGATTTGAGTTGGATTATTGCGCTGGCAGTGTCGGTGCTGCTGGTCGTCATTGCCGTGCTGTTCGTGATTGCCGTGCCGCGGTTCAAAAAATTGCAAACGCTGGTGGATAAGCTCAATTTGGTGACGCGCGAAAACCTGGTGGGTTTGAAAGTCATTCGTGCCTTTCACAATGAAAAGATTGAGCAGAAAAAGTTCCAGCAAGCCAACACCGAGCTGAATAAAATGAATTTATTTGTCAATCGGCTTATGATGCTGCTTGACCCAATCATGACGCTGGTGATGAACTTTTCTAGCGTGGCGATTGTCTGGTTCGGCGCGCATTTGATCAGTAGCGGCAATCTGCAAATTGGTAATATGATGGCGTTTTTGGAGTACGCTATGCAGGTGATTATTTCGTTCTTGCTGTTGTCGATGGTGTTTATCATGGTGCCGCGGGCGGCCGTATCGGTAAAGCGGGTGGGCGAGGTGCTCGACACGCTGCCGTCAATTGTTGATCCGCCGTCGCCGCAGCAATTGCCGCATGACGCTACGGGTAAAATCGAATTTAAAGACGTGACCTTTACTTATCCAGATGCTGATCTGCCGGTACTCTCAAGTATCAATTTCACCGCCGAACCAGGGCAAACCACAGCGTTCATTGGCAGCACTGGCTCCGGCAAATCAACGTTGATCAATTTGATCCCGCGCTTTTACGATGTGTCAGCGGGGCAGATTTTGCTGGACGGCGTGGATATTCGCCAGCTTAAACTGGAAGATTTGTACGATCAAATCGGCTACGTACCGCAAAAAGGCGTGTTGTTTAGCGGGACGATTGCCAGCAATATCAAGTACGGCAACGCCAAAGCTAGTAAAAAATTGGTCGAAAAATCCGCTAAAATCGCGCAAGCCACCGAGTTCATTGGCGAGCTAAAAAACGGTTACAAAAATGACATCGCTCAAGGCGGCAGCAATGTTTCCGGCGGTCAGCGGCAGCGTTTGTCGATTGCTCGGGCGATTGCTGTGGAGCCGAATGTCTACATTTTTGATGATTCGTTCTCGGCGCTGGATTTCAAAACTGACGCCACATTACGCTCGGCACTGGCTAAAGAAACCAAGCACAAAACCGTACTCATCGTCGGTCAGCGCATTAACACCATCACAAACGCTGACAAAATCATCGTGCTGGATGAGGGCAAAATTGTTGGCCAAGGCACGCACCAGGAATTGATGAAAAATTGCCAAGTCTATCAAGAAATTGCCGCCTCCCAGCTTTCGGAAGATGACCTGCAGAAAATGTCGGCGACGACCGCGAAAGGAGCGGCGTAA
- a CDS encoding NUDIX domain-containing protein — protein MQRRVNVRGIIINNKGEIFCQKLTANNSKGRNFWCTPGGGLEMGESLLDGLRREMIEETGIKPEIGKLLFIQQFAESGEQSAHSPNEQLEFFFLITNWQDYQHINLEQTSHGVEEVAECGFVDPKTTRILPSYLTEVDLDQLVNKLTEVPVLSEL, from the coding sequence ATGCAGCGGCGAGTTAATGTACGCGGAATTATTATTAACAACAAGGGTGAAATTTTTTGTCAAAAATTGACTGCAAATAACAGCAAAGGGCGTAATTTTTGGTGCACGCCAGGCGGCGGCTTGGAAATGGGCGAAAGCTTGCTCGACGGTCTACGCCGAGAAATGATTGAAGAAACGGGTATCAAACCAGAAATCGGTAAGTTGTTATTTATACAACAATTCGCCGAATCGGGTGAGCAATCAGCGCATAGCCCGAACGAGCAATTGGAATTTTTCTTCCTTATCACCAATTGGCAAGATTACCAGCACATTAACCTGGAGCAAACATCGCACGGCGTCGAGGAAGTGGCGGAATGCGGCTTTGTCGATCCGAAAACGACGCGAATTTTACCGAGTTATCTGACAGAGGTTGACCTGGACCAGCTAGTTAACAAATTGACAGAAGTTCCAGTTCTAAGCGAATTATAG
- a CDS encoding amino acid ABC transporter ATP-binding protein, translating to MTIISVKNLKKTFGTNRVLRDIDVEIDEGEIVVVVGSSGSGKSTFLRCLNLLEEPTSGEIVVDGVKITDRHVNLNALRQTIGMVFQQFNLFPNLSVIENIKLAPKKLRKFSDQKSTKLARSLLDDVGLLDKADALPSSLSGGQKQRVAIARALAMEPKIMLFDEPTSALDPEMIGEVLDVIRKVAEKGMTMVIVTHEMKFAREVGTRMIFLDKGEIIENGTPAQVMDHPKTERAKKFFAK from the coding sequence ATGACGATAATCAGCGTTAAGAATTTGAAGAAAACATTTGGTACCAACCGCGTGCTGCGCGATATTGACGTGGAAATTGACGAGGGTGAAATTGTCGTGGTGGTTGGCTCCAGCGGCTCCGGCAAGTCGACGTTTTTACGCTGCTTGAATCTACTGGAAGAGCCGACATCCGGCGAAATTGTTGTTGATGGTGTTAAGATTACCGATCGGCATGTCAATTTGAATGCTTTGCGCCAAACTATCGGTATGGTTTTTCAGCAATTTAATTTATTCCCGAATCTGAGCGTGATTGAGAATATTAAATTAGCACCTAAAAAACTACGTAAGTTTTCTGATCAAAAATCTACAAAATTAGCGCGAAGTTTGCTGGATGATGTCGGGCTGCTCGATAAGGCAGATGCTTTGCCAAGTAGTTTATCGGGCGGCCAAAAACAGCGGGTAGCCATCGCTCGAGCACTGGCGATGGAGCCAAAAATTATGCTGTTTGACGAGCCAACTTCAGCGCTGGATCCAGAAATGATTGGCGAAGTTCTGGATGTGATTCGCAAAGTTGCTGAAAAAGGCATGACGATGGTGATCGTGACGCACGAGATGAAATTTGCCCGCGAGGTCGGCACGCGGATGATTTTTCTGGACAAGGGCGAAATAATCGAAAACGGTACGCCAGCCCAGGTAATGGATCATCCGAAAACCGAGCGCGCTAAAAAATTCTTCGCCAAATAG
- a CDS encoding amino acid ABC transporter permease, which yields MNFWEVIFGGDRWLFLWHGLEVTLVLTVLALILGSIIGIIIALMCTSNFHPFGRMKSGKLAKFNPLAGLGKLYVDIIRGTPLLVQLLIMYYVVFGSYQFMPKIFVAAVAFGINSGAYIAEIIRGGIQSIDKGQMEAARSLGLSNWQAMRLVILPQAMRNSLPALISEFIALLKETSVVGWIGLNDIMRGADNIRFQTATAFQSLFAAAAMYLILTAIFTRVMARVERKLKHDDNQR from the coding sequence GTGAACTTTTGGGAGGTAATTTTTGGTGGTGATCGTTGGTTGTTTTTATGGCACGGTCTGGAAGTAACGTTGGTTTTAACCGTTTTAGCGCTTATTTTGGGTTCAATAATTGGCATAATTATCGCCCTGATGTGTACGTCGAATTTTCATCCATTTGGCAGGATGAAATCGGGGAAGCTTGCCAAATTTAATCCACTGGCTGGCTTGGGGAAACTTTACGTTGATATTATTCGCGGCACGCCATTGTTAGTGCAATTGTTAATTATGTATTACGTGGTGTTTGGCTCGTATCAATTTATGCCGAAGATTTTTGTGGCAGCGGTGGCGTTCGGTATTAACAGCGGTGCGTACATTGCTGAGATTATTCGTGGTGGTATCCAGAGTATTGATAAGGGGCAAATGGAGGCAGCGCGGTCGCTGGGTCTGAGCAATTGGCAAGCTATGCGGCTGGTTATTTTACCGCAAGCGATGAGAAATTCGTTACCAGCATTGATTAGCGAATTTATTGCTTTATTAAAGGAAACGTCGGTGGTTGGCTGGATTGGCTTGAATGATATTATGCGTGGCGCTGACAATATTCGCTTCCAGACAGCGACAGCTTTTCAATCGTTATTTGCTGCTGCGGCAATGTATTTAATTTTGACGGCGATTTTTACACGAGTAATGGCACGAGTAGAAAGGAAGTTGAAGCATGACGATAATCAGCGTTAA
- a CDS encoding basic amino acid ABC transporter substrate-binding protein — protein MSKNKARTFGISWWIGLALFAGMICLMLGDILQRDGVIGSKTDVLVMGTNAGFKPFEYIDNNEIVGFDVDLAREIAKSMGKELKIEDMSFDGLLPALDSGQIDMVAAGMTVTPERAKNALFSEPYYSASQRIIVKKGSPIRNKHQLSGRKIGVQLGTTGDTLASKIAGASVTQFQTAPSVLQELSAGKIEAVILDDAPAKQYTAGFPDLEILPGALSNESYAIAIKKDNTDLLEKVNKEIVKMKQDGRYDKLIRKYFGEEVKS, from the coding sequence ATGAGCAAGAATAAAGCGCGTACATTTGGGATTAGTTGGTGGATTGGACTGGCTTTATTTGCTGGAATGATCTGCTTGATGCTGGGCGATATTTTGCAGCGCGACGGCGTGATTGGCTCGAAAACTGATGTGCTGGTGATGGGGACGAATGCTGGCTTTAAGCCGTTTGAGTATATTGATAATAATGAAATTGTTGGCTTTGATGTTGATTTGGCGCGGGAAATTGCCAAAAGTATGGGCAAAGAGTTGAAAATTGAAGACATGTCATTTGACGGGCTATTGCCGGCGTTAGACAGTGGGCAAATTGACATGGTGGCAGCAGGTATGACGGTAACGCCGGAGCGGGCGAAAAACGCATTATTTTCCGAGCCGTATTATTCGGCGTCGCAGCGCATAATTGTTAAGAAGGGTAGTCCGATTCGTAATAAGCATCAGCTTTCGGGGCGGAAAATAGGTGTGCAGCTGGGTACGACTGGCGACACATTGGCATCAAAAATTGCTGGCGCCTCGGTTACTCAATTTCAGACTGCGCCTAGCGTTTTGCAGGAGCTAAGTGCTGGGAAAATCGAGGCGGTCATTCTGGACGATGCTCCCGCCAAGCAGTACACGGCTGGTTTTCCTGATTTGGAAATTTTGCCGGGCGCGCTTAGCAACGAAAGCTATGCCATTGCCATTAAAAAAGACAATACGGATTTGCTAGAGAAGGTTAATAAAGAAATTGTTAAGATGAAACAAGACGGCCGTTACGACAAATTAATTCGCAAATATTTTGGCGAGGAGGTAAAGTCGTGA
- a CDS encoding LTA synthase family protein, translating into MKRIKFTKRFWAKLISITLLFLAAFFLIAARYKSVVFKDSQIDEIIFYFVNGLAGGKSDNLWSAVLQNLPLVFLLFGILLIPVSKKTVTYLNHGITFCLDKIKSSRKIILPFLRLKYALIYSLTMFLISLTLLIQSFGIPGYIYALTQSTKLYEENYVNPKTAKLTFPDEKRNLIYIYLESMENTLASKANGGSADVSVIPELEELALKNTSFSNKASGLGGALPATNTGWTVAGMAAQSAGVPLKETLVGGRDHNSLGEFKKFLPGAYSLGEILQKQGYNQTFIMGSEASFGGRDKLLTQHGNFTIQDYNYAKQHGQITGDYKVWWGYEDKKLFQFAREEASRLASSDKPFNLQLLTADTHFTDGYLDENCAKNFNNQYDNVHACSSKQVAEFVKWVQSQPFYKNTTIIISGDHLGMQTSYYDEKTAGTNYQRTIYNAFINPATTTDRTRNRRFTTFDMYPSTLAALGVKVDGERLGLGTNLFSIKETLAEQYGGIENLNAELAKRSDYYEKKIFTKSGN; encoded by the coding sequence GTGAAAAGAATTAAATTTACCAAGCGCTTCTGGGCGAAATTGATATCAATTACCTTACTCTTTTTGGCAGCATTCTTCTTAATTGCGGCACGTTATAAATCGGTTGTCTTTAAAGACTCGCAGATTGATGAGATAATTTTCTATTTTGTCAACGGACTAGCCGGCGGTAAATCTGACAATTTATGGTCGGCCGTCCTGCAAAACCTACCCCTAGTTTTCTTACTATTCGGCATACTTCTCATCCCAGTTTCAAAAAAAACCGTTACCTACCTTAATCATGGAATTACATTTTGCCTTGATAAAATTAAATCATCAAGAAAAATCATCCTGCCATTTTTGAGATTAAAATACGCTTTAATTTATTCACTAACTATGTTTTTAATCTCACTCACACTACTCATTCAAAGCTTCGGTATTCCTGGCTATATTTACGCTCTAACTCAATCAACCAAACTATACGAAGAAAATTATGTTAACCCAAAAACCGCCAAATTAACCTTTCCTGATGAAAAACGCAATTTGATATATATCTATCTGGAATCGATGGAAAACACCCTAGCCTCAAAAGCCAATGGCGGCAGCGCTGACGTCTCTGTTATTCCGGAGCTAGAAGAATTGGCTCTGAAAAATACCTCATTTTCAAATAAGGCTTCTGGTCTAGGCGGTGCCTTACCAGCAACAAACACTGGCTGGACTGTCGCGGGCATGGCCGCCCAATCAGCTGGCGTTCCTCTAAAAGAAACTTTAGTTGGCGGACGCGACCATAACTCGCTAGGTGAGTTTAAGAAGTTTCTGCCGGGCGCCTATAGCCTAGGCGAAATCCTCCAAAAACAAGGTTATAATCAAACATTTATCATGGGATCTGAGGCAAGTTTCGGCGGACGCGATAAACTACTCACACAACACGGTAATTTTACTATTCAGGATTATAATTACGCCAAACAGCATGGTCAAATTACTGGCGATTATAAAGTTTGGTGGGGTTATGAGGATAAAAAATTATTCCAGTTTGCCCGCGAAGAAGCCTCACGTCTGGCTTCGTCAGACAAGCCCTTTAATTTACAGCTGCTGACTGCTGACACGCATTTTACCGACGGCTATCTGGACGAAAATTGTGCTAAAAATTTTAATAATCAATACGATAACGTCCACGCCTGCTCGTCCAAACAAGTGGCAGAATTCGTCAAATGGGTACAGTCTCAGCCTTTTTATAAAAATACTACAATTATAATTTCTGGCGACCACTTGGGTATGCAAACATCGTACTACGACGAAAAAACCGCCGGCACCAATTATCAGCGAACAATTTATAATGCGTTTATCAATCCAGCTACAACCACTGATCGTACAAGAAACCGCCGCTTTACGACCTTTGACATGTACCCATCAACCTTGGCGGCACTGGGTGTAAAAGTTGACGGCGAACGATTGGGACTGGGCACAAATTTATTCTCTATTAAAGAAACTCTGGCCGAGCAATACGGTGGAATTGAAAATCTGAACGCCGAGCTCGCCAAACGTTCAGATTATTACGAAAAGAAGATTTTTACCAAATCTGGCAATTAA
- the galE gene encoding UDP-glucose 4-epimerase GalE, with product MNILVTGGAGYIGSHTIIELLASGHGVVVVDNLSNSSAESLRRVEKITGQSVPFYEFDLCDRARLVELFKSETIDAAIHFAGLKAVGESVEKALLYYQNNLESTLTLLDVMQEFDVKKLVFSSSATVYGDPARLPITEDMPLSATNPYGQTKLMIEQILRDVAATKQGWQFTSLRYFNPVGAHLSGRIGEDPSGIPNNLLPFVSQVAVGKRDHLSVFGDDYDTPDGTGVRDYIHVVDLARAHVAALERLGEPDEYKVYNIGTGRGTSVLELVKAFETASGREVPYQITPRRPGDIAACYADPSLAEKDLGWRAELTIEEACRDAWNWQSNNPSGYNS from the coding sequence ATGAATATTCTCGTTACTGGCGGTGCTGGGTATATCGGCAGCCACACTATCATTGAACTGCTGGCCTCGGGACACGGCGTGGTGGTGGTCGACAATTTATCAAATTCATCGGCTGAGAGCCTGCGTCGGGTTGAGAAAATTACCGGCCAGTCTGTACCGTTTTATGAGTTTGATCTCTGTGATCGAGCGCGGCTGGTGGAGTTATTTAAGTCTGAGACGATTGACGCAGCGATTCATTTTGCGGGCCTGAAAGCTGTCGGTGAGTCGGTGGAAAAAGCGCTGCTCTACTACCAGAATAACCTAGAGAGCACATTGACACTACTGGATGTCATGCAGGAATTTGATGTGAAAAAGTTGGTCTTTTCCAGCTCAGCAACGGTGTACGGCGACCCAGCGCGGCTGCCGATTACCGAGGATATGCCGCTGTCGGCGACTAATCCGTACGGACAAACCAAGCTGATGATTGAGCAAATTCTGCGCGACGTGGCGGCGACCAAGCAGGGCTGGCAGTTTACCTCACTACGCTATTTCAATCCCGTTGGCGCTCATCTGAGCGGCCGTATCGGCGAAGATCCGTCGGGCATTCCGAATAATTTGCTGCCGTTTGTGTCGCAGGTGGCAGTCGGCAAGCGCGACCACTTGAGTGTATTTGGCGATGATTATGATACGCCGGATGGCACGGGTGTGCGTGATTATATTCACGTGGTTGATTTGGCGCGGGCACATGTGGCGGCGCTGGAACGTTTGGGCGAGCCGGATGAATATAAGGTTTATAACATCGGCACTGGCCGCGGTACGTCAGTGTTGGAATTGGTAAAAGCGTTTGAAACAGCGTCGGGCCGGGAAGTCCCATACCAAATCACGCCGCGCCGGCCGGGCGACATCGCTGCATGTTATGCTGATCCAAGTTTGGCAGAAAAAGATCTAGGTTGGCGAGCGGAATTAACTATCGAAGAAGCTTGTCGGGATGCCTGGAATTGGCAGAGCAACAACCCGAGCGGCTACAATAGTTAA